The stretch of DNA TTCGCAAGGAAGCTGGCCTCGAGCTGCCTCGCTCCACGCGCGAAATGATCGAGTTAGACGCGCCGAAAGTTAGCCGCAGCGAGCTGGAGCCGGGCGATGTGGTGTTCTTCAATAATCGTGGCCGCGGCCGGGTCAGCCACGCCGGCATTTATATCGGCGATGACCAGTTCATCCATTCCTCCAGCAGCCGCAGCGGCGGTGTGCGCGTGGACAGCCTCGACGACACCTACTGGCGCGCCAGCTTCATGCAGGCCAAACGTGTTCTGGCGATGACGAGCGATTCAACTTCCGCACCTGCTCATCACTGAGCCCAATAACGAAGAGCGCCAGTGTTGCATCCTGGCACACATGCCGGCAGAGTGATGGCTCCGTCACGTGGACCGCTCTGTCATGCCCTTTTTGGCCCGTCTTTTGACTGCTTTCTTGCCCGTCGTGCTGTTATCCGGTTGCGCCGGGAAGCAACCGGTCGAGCCCGTGGCGGTGATACCCACGATAGCGCCGCAACAAACAGGCGCCGCTGAGGACGTCTTGTTCACCGCGCTGGGGTTAGTCGGGACGCCGTATCGTTACGGTGGCAACACACCTGACGGCGGCTTCGATTGCAGCGGCTTGATCAACTATGTCTACCGTGGCGCAGCAGGGCTGCTGTTGCCACGTACCACGGGTGAAATGAGCCGCATAGGTGGTGGCGCTGTCAGGCGGGACGCCCTGCAAACAGGCGATTTGCTGTTCTTTGCCACCAGTGGCGGGCGTCGGGTCAGTCATGCCGCCATCTATGTCGGTGAGGGGCGCTTCGTTCATGCGCCGTCAAGCGGTGGAACGGTGCGTCTGGATAGTCTCAACAACCGCTATTGGCAAAAACACTACCTTAGCGCCAAGCGTATTCTGGACAATGAGCGCCTCGCCCAAAACCCCTGACTCGCTCCAGCTTCGCTGGAGTCGCCACGCCCTAGCCGCTGCGTTCGTGTTAGCCCTTCCCAATGTTGCCTCTTTACCGCGTCGTTTGTGCCTGCAGGCGTTGTCGGTGAAGGGGGGTAGATGATGACGTTGCGGCTGCCAGACCTACCTGACGCCTGCGAGCTTTGTCGACGGCAGGCACCACTGACTCGCCATCACTTGATCCCCAAGGCGTTGCACGGCAAACGCTACGTGCGTAAACGCTTCGCTCGGGAAGAGCGCATCACCGCAACGCTCTGGGTATGCCGCCCGTGCCATAACCAGATTCATCGCCTGTTCAGCGAGAAGGAGCTGGCCCTCATCTATAACAGTCGAGAGGCGCTGCTCGCGGATTCACGGCTGCGCATCTTTGTTGAGTGGTTGGCCGCAAAGCCAGCCGGGTTCGTTCCCAAGCACTAGTTACAGGCATCCGAAACCCGCATCGCAGCGCGTCGGAATAATCTCGAAATACTCTTAGCTTTGACATTTGTCAGGTGTCGATTTGTCGCACTTTGGCTATGATCGGCGCCCCAACTTCTCGGGTGCGCGTCCGCGCACAAACCGCTCCCCCCTTATCGTTAGGTGCCTTATGCCTGAAGTACTTCAGTACGTGCTGATCGGCCTTGCCGTGGCCGCTCTGCTCGGTGTCGTTCTGGAAGAGATAACCCATGTAAACAAAGCCAAGGTGACGCTGTTTTTTGGCACGCTGGCGTGGATGCTGTTATTCGTGTTTTCGCCAGAGGGTGCGGAGCGCGACCTGGTGCTCGAGAGCCTCAACGAGAACATCGCGGAGATTGCCGGGCTCTGGATCTTTCTGGTCGCAGCGATGACCTTTGTTGCGTATCTGAACAAGAAGGGGATGATCGAAAACCTGATCTACCTGGTGCTACCCAAGCAGATCAGTGAACGAAAGCTGCTGTTTCTGACGGCGACCTTCTGCTTCGTGTTTTCCTCGCTGGCCGACAACATCACAGCGACGCTGGTCTCCATCACGCTGATCATGTCGCTCAAGCTCAGCGCAGAAAAAACCATCAAGTACGCGGCACTGGTGGTCTTTTCGGTCAACTCGGGCGGTGTTGCGCTGATCACCGGTGACGTGACCACGCTGATGATTTTCCTTGCCGGCAAGGTGAAGATCCTGCAGCTGCTGCTCCTGGCCATCCCGGCATTCCTGGCCGTGATGCTGCTGGCGACGATGCTGTCGTTCGGCATGAACGGGCAGGTTCAGGTGACGAGCCATCGCACGGATGTGCGTCGCGTCGATGTCGCGATCGCGCTGATTTTTCTGGGCACTATCCTGTGCACCATCGTGGGCAACTTCTTCTTTCAGATACCACCGGTACTGACCTTCCTTACCGGCTTGTCGATCATGTTTCTGGTGGCGCGCTTCTTCAGTGACGACATCGAAACCGACCCGATTCTGGAGTACGTCCGACAGGTTGAGTTCGAAACGCTGCTGTTCTTCCTCGGCATCCTGTTGCTCGTCGGTATGCTCAAAGAGATTCAGGTCCTTGACGGGCTGGTACACATCTACGACCAGATCCCGGCGGTCATGGCCAATTACCTGATGGGTGTCCTGTCCGCGGCGATCGACAACGTGCCGCTGACCGCTGCGTTGCTGAAGTCCGGTCTTGAAATGGGCGTCGCCGAGTGGATGGTGTTGACGTATTCGGTGGGTGTGGGCGGTTCGTTGCTGGTGATCGGTTCTGCGGCCGGCATTGTCGCCATGAGCAAGGTGCCGGGGCTGACCTTCGGTAGCTACCTTCGCTACAGCCTATACCTATTCGTTGCGTTCAACCTTGGCTTTGTCGGGGTTTACCTCACCGGTCTGGCGGCTGCTGCGGCGATCGGCTGAGGTCCATGTTGGTCAGTGGGCTGAAAAACGGCCCGCTGGTCTACCAATGCAGGTTGAAATGCGAGCCCAGCACGAAGCGATCATCCAGCAGATCCCAGCGTTCTACACAGGCTTTCTTATCGGCGCCTGGATGAAGTTTTAAACGGTTAAACGAGTTTGGCGAGGTGCCGCGAACCCGCGACGACAGCGTGGTGCCGGCCTGCACCATCCATATCTCCCGCGAGAGCCCTGGGTATTGCCTGGACAACGGCAGCACATAGGGCAAGTGGATATGTCCGCCCATCACCAGATCCAGACCCTGATCGGCCCAGCGGTGCAGCGCATCATCGGCGTTGTGCTGCAGGTTGCTCAGGTCACTCAGGACCATTGCGCCGAAGGGCTGGTGCGCAACCACGATGCGCAGCTTGTTCGGATCTGTCTGCTTGAGCCGCTGCGTGACCGATCGCACCTGTTCCTCGGTTACCAAACCATCCTTGTGTCGCCGCGGATGGGTAGTGTTGAGGCCGATGATCAATACATCATCGTCTTCGAAGGTCGGCTCCAGGTCCTCGCCGAAGTGCCGGCGATAGTTTCGGTAGGGCATCAGAAAGCGAGCAAACACGTTGTACAGCGGGATGTCGTGATTGCCTGGAATGACCAACGTTTCGGCAATCCCGTGGCCGTGCAGGCGCTGCACGAATGCCTGTGCCGCGGCAAACTGGGCGGCCTTGGCGCGCTGGGTGATATCACCCGAAAAGATCAGCAGGTCGGCGCCATGCTCGCGCACATGATCTTCCATGGCTTGCACCACGGCCGGTTGCTCGGTGCCGAAGTGGGTGTCGGAGATCTGCACGATGGTCGTCATTGGGCGGGCGTCTCTGGTTGGGTGGGCCGATGCCGGTGCGGCATTGTTACATTCGAAGCCGATCAGCGCCGGGCGTTCCGGTGAGTCGTTGGAGAAGTGCGTCCGCATGTGCTGATAGATGCTTGCGGTTGCGCTACACGGGGCCTTGAACTAACCTCCGCGCTGCTTCAGGTGCCCTGGCGATACGCCACATGGGTGAAACAGGGAAGCCGGTCCATTCTTACGAAGATCCCGGCGCTGCCCCCGCAACGGTAGGCGAGACAAGAAACCGCTCACAGCCACTGTGCCACAGGCATGGGAAGGCGCGGTTTTCGGACGCTGCAAAGCGTCCGCTCGCGAGCCCGGAGACCGGCCTGTCGCATTCCACGGCAGTGCGGCGGGCGCTGATCGGGGTGCGGCTGCCTGCACCTGCACTCCCATCTCTGCAATCTCCGTCTGCCTTTATCGACTGCATGTCGTGCGGCGGGCACGACGGAGACCTGATGTGATTCGCAAGCCTTTTACTGCTTCTGCAGCCTGTGCGCTGCTGGGCTATTCCTCGCTGTCCTTTTCCCAAACCCCCCAGCCGTTAACCCTGGATGAGCAGGTGGTTACAGCCACCCGTACCGAGCGGTCGTTCAGCCGTATCGCGTCGAGCACCGTGATTACTCGTGAAGACATCGCGCGCAGTCAGGCGCCGAGCGTGCCCGACTTGCTGCGCGGCCTTGCAGGCGTGAGTGTGTCGACCAATGGAGGGCGCGGCAAAAGCGCTTCGGTCTATGTGCGCGGCACCAGCAGCCAGCACCTTCTAGTCCTGGTGGATGGAATAAAGATCGGTTCGGCCACGGCCGGCGGCGCCTCGCTGGAAAGCATTCCGGTAGAACACATCGAGCGCATCGAACTGGTGCGCGGGCCGCGCTCCAGTCTTTACGGTTCGGAGGCGGTGGGCGGTGTGATGCAGATCTTTACCCGTCAGGCCGAAGGGGATGGGTTCAAGCCCTATTTCTCCGCCGGGGCAGGGAGTCGCTCCAGCTTCGACGGCACGGCAGGCGTCTCCGCTGTGCAGGGAAACGGCTGGTTCAATCTCGGCGTGGCCAGCGAATCCACAGACGGCATCAACTCACGTGCGTTCCGTTCCTCCGCGCCGCGTGCTTATGAGGCTGACGCGGACGGCTATCGTGAAACGTCCGGTTCACTGCGTGGCGGTTACCGCTTTGACAATGGCCTGGAACTGGACGGTAGCTGGCTGCACGTCGAGAGTCACAGCGACTACGACTCGAGAACGACCTCCGGAACCAGCGGCCGCTTTGCCTACAGTGACGGCAGTCAGCAAGTCGTGGGCGGACGTGCGCGGTTTGCTCCGCTCGATGCATGGCTGGTGACCTTGCAGGCGGGCCACAGCGAAGACAATGGCGATAACTTCCGAGATGGAACCTTCTTTTCGCGGTTCGATACCAAGCGGGACACGTTCGGTTGGCAGAACGACTTCACGCTGGCAGACGAACAACTGCTCTCGCTCGGCTTCGACTACCAGCAGGACCGTATCGACGTCAGCGATGACTATTCCATCGATTCGCGCACCAACCAGGGTGGCTACCTCCAGTATCAGGCTCGCTTCGGACGGCACGGGGTTGTGGCTGGCGTGCGCCGGGACGACAACCAGCAGTTTGGCAATCATGACACCGGCAACCTGGGCTGGAGCTACGACCTGCGCGACAACCTGGTACTCAGCGCTTCCTATGGCACTGCTTTCAAGGCGCCGACCTTCAATGATCTGTATGCACCGGACACGGGTTTCACAGCGGGCAATCCGGGCCTGAACCCCGAAGAGTCGCAAAGCTATGAGTTGGGTCTGAAAGGCGAACAGCGGTGGGGCGCGTGGAGCCTGAACGCGTTCGAAACTCAGGT from Pseudomonas sp. DNDY-54 encodes:
- a CDS encoding C40 family peptidase; the encoded protein is MPFLARLLTAFLPVVLLSGCAGKQPVEPVAVIPTIAPQQTGAAEDVLFTALGLVGTPYRYGGNTPDGGFDCSGLINYVYRGAAGLLLPRTTGEMSRIGGGAVRRDALQTGDLLFFATSGGRRVSHAAIYVGEGRFVHAPSSGGTVRLDSLNNRYWQKHYLSAKRILDNERLAQNP
- the nhaD gene encoding sodium:proton antiporter NhaD, with amino-acid sequence MPEVLQYVLIGLAVAALLGVVLEEITHVNKAKVTLFFGTLAWMLLFVFSPEGAERDLVLESLNENIAEIAGLWIFLVAAMTFVAYLNKKGMIENLIYLVLPKQISERKLLFLTATFCFVFSSLADNITATLVSITLIMSLKLSAEKTIKYAALVVFSVNSGGVALITGDVTTLMIFLAGKVKILQLLLLAIPAFLAVMLLATMLSFGMNGQVQVTSHRTDVRRVDVAIALIFLGTILCTIVGNFFFQIPPVLTFLTGLSIMFLVARFFSDDIETDPILEYVRQVEFETLLFFLGILLLVGMLKEIQVLDGLVHIYDQIPAVMANYLMGVLSAAIDNVPLTAALLKSGLEMGVAEWMVLTYSVGVGGSLLVIGSAAGIVAMSKVPGLTFGSYLRYSLYLFVAFNLGFVGVYLTGLAAAAAIG
- a CDS encoding metallophosphoesterase, whose protein sequence is MTTIVQISDTHFGTEQPAVVQAMEDHVREHGADLLIFSGDITQRAKAAQFAAAQAFVQRLHGHGIAETLVIPGNHDIPLYNVFARFLMPYRNYRRHFGEDLEPTFEDDDVLIIGLNTTHPRRHKDGLVTEEQVRSVTQRLKQTDPNKLRIVVAHQPFGAMVLSDLSNLQHNADDALHRWADQGLDLVMGGHIHLPYVLPLSRQYPGLSREIWMVQAGTTLSSRVRGTSPNSFNRLKLHPGADKKACVERWDLLDDRFVLGSHFNLHW
- the btuB gene encoding TonB-dependent vitamin B12 receptor, producing the protein MRKPFTASAACALLGYSSLSFSQTPQPLTLDEQVVTATRTERSFSRIASSTVITREDIARSQAPSVPDLLRGLAGVSVSTNGGRGKSASVYVRGTSSQHLLVLVDGIKIGSATAGGASLESIPVEHIERIELVRGPRSSLYGSEAVGGVMQIFTRQAEGDGFKPYFSAGAGSRSSFDGTAGVSAVQGNGWFNLGVASESTDGINSRAFRSSAPRAYEADADGYRETSGSLRGGYRFDNGLELDGSWLHVESHSDYDSRTTSGTSGRFAYSDGSQQVVGGRARFAPLDAWLVTLQAGHSEDNGDNFRDGTFFSRFDTKRDTFGWQNDFTLADEQLLSLGFDYQQDRIDVSDDYSIDSRTNQGGYLQYQARFGRHGVVAGVRRDDNQQFGNHDTGNLGWSYDLRDNLVLSASYGTAFKAPTFNDLYAPDTGFTAGNPGLNPEESQSYELGLKGEQRWGAWSLNAFETQVDDLIIWTGSSPMQPQNVDVARIRGVEGSAATQMFGWDVATTLTILDPQDRSKANHGHLLPRRSKRTLNIDLDREIGRFAVGTTFYTASQRYDRASNAEAERLPGYALMDLRGEYRIDESWRLQARLSNLFDRDYETAQSYEQPGRAVHFTVRYQAL